TTAAAAGGATGTAAGGATTTGGGTAAATATATAAATCATtgttcacatttctttgaagagtAGCAAAACAAATTAACTTTTGTAGTAATTTTTTTGTCCTCTAAATGGATTAAACATCCCTGTCAAGATGTTAAATGACTTGACTTTGGGGTGAATTTTAAACACTCTTATGTGAACGGTTTCTTTCCACAAGGTGAAAGGAGTGTCTGTCCTGTAAATTATGCTAGTACTCTTTATCCCGAAGCAAGATCCTATGCATGATGTCAGTCTTTCCCACGCTACCAATGTGATTGCATTGCTGTTTGGATGACAAGTCCTTTTTCTTGGCTGTGATTTCTGTCACACATATCCAACTTTGGGATTGGTAGGGCTGTGATTTTTATGGTATTTTTCTTGGCTTTGTGTAGTCATTTGGGACATGGATAGGACTGTTATTCTATTCGTAAGTGAGCACTGTGTAGAAACAGTTCTGATATTAGAACATATTTCATGTTGCTGTTCCATTAATGAGTGAAAAACTGAATGTGTAAGACAGTAGGCAAGAGAAGACGTTCATTTTACAATACTCTGTgcaaaaggtgaaggtaaagggacccctgactgttaggtccagtcgcggatgactctggggttgcggcattcatctcgctttattggccaagggagctggcgtacagcttccgggtcatgtggccagcatgactaagccacttctggcgaaccagagcagcgcacagaaatgctgtttaccttcccgccgtagtggtacctgtttatctacttgcactttgacgtgcttttgaactgctaggttggcaggaggagggactgagcaacaggagctcaccccgtcacggggattcgaaccgccggccttctgatcggcaggtcctaggctctgtggtttaacccacagcgccacctgcgtcccagcaaAAGGTAGGACtctgttaaaacaaacaaagaaagggATATGTTTGCAAATACGGTGCATGGAAAAAGGACCTGTTTGGTTGGTTCACCCCACAACATATGAATATTATCTTCTAAGCAGTAGCATGGTTGGTATgttgaagaaaacaacaacaaggactcTTATGATTCCTTAATGGGAGCAGATTTGTTGTAATGCATCTGGTGAAGTAGACTGGCTTGTGTTACTATATTCATTGGCCTTTaataaattatttgaaatatttttgttGAATAGACAGAGAATTGTTATACTTAGTTTGATAATAACATTAAAACAGTGCCTGGCTGAAAAATCCTTGCCTATTTGAAAAGGTTTAAATGGCACATACTTTACTTCCATCATTTTCTTCACATGTGGAGAAAGTGACTCTGCAGCCACTGAAGATACCATGCCTCTCAGGTTTTTACTGAACAGTTTTTGCTGTGCAGATTTCACATACGGATGGCACTACCAGACTGACCATAGAAGTACTATGGAGTATTGTAAAAGAGGCCACAAAAGTGGGCAGTCTTGTGTAGCAATCTCAGATTGCAGTATACTTGGATGCCTCTATGTTAGTTGCTACCACTTCCCTGAATGTAGTTGTTCAGGTAGCAGATATAATAAGCAAACACCACACCCCTATGTACAGAGACAATGACTAGGTCTCAGTTGGGATTCAGAAATAGAATTTAACAAACTATGAGTAATCCTGACATAAATATATTACATACTCTGCAGCTAATTTTTTATTGTCCAGGGAGCCTTTGAACTTGTGCTTTTaaagttgccttatacagtggtacctcgggttacatacgcttcagattacatgcgcttcaggttacagtctccgctaacccaaaaatagtgcttcaggttaagaactttgcttcaggataagaacagaaatcgtgccccggcggtgcggcagcagcgggaggccccattagctaaagtggtgcttcaggttaagaacagtttcaggttaagtacggacctctggaacgaattaagtacttaacccgaggtaccactgtacatgccttaTACAAGCTGCTTATGAATGTAAAGGTTATCTCAAATACTTCCACTTTTTATAAGTAGGTGTTCTGAAAACCTGGGATTCCCGCATTGGTTTACTAGCTTCTTAACAGAGCTAGTTTATACCAATTAAATTCCCACTAATCCAACTTATCCAGAAGTGCCATAGCTGAAGCTTCTGAGCAGTATTTGAGTCGCGGGCTCAACATCTCACACGCTGTTCTAAAGCATCCTCCAAAAAATCCTCCTACAAAACAGATTTTATTTGTGTGGTATAGAAGGGGATTGTAGATGTGAAGGAGAACTGAGATGGCCAGGATTCCTGTTCCTGTTCTGATCCAGTAGAAGGTTCTATTGGATCAAAGAGCCTCTTTCATCAGCAGGAAGGCACCAGTTGGATGCAATCTATCAGCACTAACTTGCAGAAATGAAGTCAGCAAATTGCTACTACTTTGCTTTAAAGGAATAGCTTATACAAATGTTCTATTTCGTTTTTCATTTCCACAATGTGGCTGTTCATTTAAACATGAAAAAGCCTAAACTAAAGTACTCTGATAttgtgtaaacattttaaaattgttatcTATTTTAATTGTAACAGATCCCAATTATTAATAAGTAGTCATTTGTTTATATTTTCTTTATAGATTCAATAAATTAATTGATAGGAAAAGATGGTTAGATCACGATCAAGATCACCAAGATGGAAACGAAGGTAAATGTCCATATTTTTCTTCGGATCATAAAGGTTTCTCTTAACTTACTAGAAGAGAGCCTTAAATGATGTTGTCAGAAGGGACTTTTTCAGGGTTTGAATGAGGCTGAGTCCTAATAATGTAGAACAGTAAATATGTTCAGGACTCCACATGTGAAATAGATTCTGATAATAGAAATGCAAGTTTAGTGTTTTCTCCTTTCTTCACATTAGTGTTCTAATGCCTATTTGAATGGAGTTGGAATGACTGCATATAAGGAGAGGCTTACTAAGTGTGATTCATTAGATCAGAGCCAGCTTTGTGTGCACAACTCCTGAGAGATTCCTGTTTGTATAATGGAGAAGATCTGCTTACAGGAACCTGTTATTTGTGTTTATTGTCCTTTTAAGTATCAGGACATGCATTTTAATTGACTTTAAAACGGGAGAGACTACAAGTCGCAACTGCAAAGCCCCCATGTGCTAGTTAAAATGCGATACTCAGGGTAATTTCAGCCAGAGACTTTTAGTCTCGGTTTGTGATAAGAGCCTAAGATTCACAAAAAGAAGCTGTATTACAGTAGTTAAAATGgaattgtgtttttgtgtgtttatatgtaggTCTTTATCGCCTGCCTTCAGGAGTCAGGAACACAGCAGACAAAGGCACAATCATAGCAATTATGACTGTGAATACAAAGGTTTCCGGAAAGATGCAAAGAAGCCTATGCCGTGGAGAGTGGAAGATGGGAAATATGGACAAGCCAGTACTAGATATGCACCACATGACACTAACCACCACCGACTTTATGAATGTAGGTCATATTCACCAACTCTGAAAAGAATCCCTTCGGAAGATATGTACAGTCACAAACCTTGTAGGACACATTCACCAGAAAGGAATGCTGATATCGGAAGATGCCACTTTCCTTCCAGATATCCAGAAATGTCTCGCAAAGAACACAACCATTCTTTTTATCCGTCCAAAACACGTGACAGAGAGATGCATGAAGACCCCCGAGCTGCTGCTGGAAATACAAAAGGGATGAAGACTTTCCATGAGCCATTAGGAACTAACTTTGAAAGGAAGTGGAATGAAAATGACTTGAGGCACCACCAGTTACAAGAAGACAAGTATACTCAATCACCTCGAAGATGTTCTAGTGAATTTATGCCAAGGAGCTCTTTGCAGAAGAGGTAGAGAAATTGCCCagttttaatggtttttttaaatggtgtAAAGCCTCAAGTGAAAGTCGATTGTCCTTATAGTTGAAGATTCTACcctgaaaaccattttttttgCTAACAGAATAAAACATAGTTTAATTGTGGGCTGCTGGTGGTAGAGCAGTATTGTATCTTTTAAGTTAATCCTGTTGGTGGCTAGCATATAAAAGGATCATAATTTCCCCTCTCTTTAGTGGCTTGAGGGATCATGGGGTGACACATTCTACATAAagcctgtgttttccagcattcTGCATACGTAAGTTCTCATTTTCTTCCTTACTGCAAGTATAAACTACTTTATGTCAACACAGGTATCCTGAAGATCGTGATAACAGAGAATATGGGCACACGTCTAAAAGGGCTAAAGAATTGGAGAGGTATGATGATAGAGAAGTAGCAAGTAATTCCAAGTGGAAGCAAGATCATTCTTCACTCAACCAAGAAAAGGGAGAGCAAAGAAACCCTGGTCTTCAAACCCATCGGCCTGTTGTAAAGGAGTACAGTGATAGCTGTCAAACAAAGATTACATATGACTATAGTCAGAAACGTCATAGACATCCAGATGGAGGGAAATATATATCTGATGAAAGAGCAGAGAAATATACGAAGCTGGAAGAGAAGAAATATAATTCTCCTAAAGAAGCTTGGAATAGCAAATATTCAAATTACTATAACAGTGAAAGAGTCAGGCACACAGAAGACCCTCATACAGAAGCATCAGTTAAATATATTTCGGGAAAAGGCTGCAATTCATATGTTAAATCTCACAAAAGTGATGCTGATCTTTTACCCTTTGAtcaaaaagagaaggaaagactCAGGAAAGAAATGGATTTTAGGGGAAGGAGAGACCAGCATGACACTCACCACAAAATCTCAGATGTAAAAGTCTCTGATGTCCACCACACAAGTAAGGAAAAACTCACAGTCAAAGTGGATATGAAGAAAACCGTAAATAAATACAGGTATTgccttttggatttttaaaaacaacattcatGTTTATGAATGTATTAAAGATGTCAAGTTGCTTGATCATTATAGTATGGTAGCATTGAGCTCAATTAACAGAACATAAGTGGCTGTGTACCATGTGTGCTtttgtgtggttgtgtgtgtatgttgtaTACATGTATGTATAGATATATATGATATAAAACAGCAGTCCATTGTAGGTCAAGGAAGAGAGTGGAACTTGAGACCAAGGAAAACTA
The sequence above is a segment of the Podarcis muralis chromosome 4, rPodMur119.hap1.1, whole genome shotgun sequence genome. Coding sequences within it:
- the BCLAF3 gene encoding BCLAF1 and THRAP3 family member 3 isoform X1 — protein: MVRSRSRSPRWKRRSLSPAFRSQEHSRQRHNHSNYDCEYKGFRKDAKKPMPWRVEDGKYGQASTRYAPHDTNHHRLYECRSYSPTLKRIPSEDMYSHKPCRTHSPERNADIGRCHFPSRYPEMSRKEHNHSFYPSKTRDREMHEDPRAAAGNTKGMKTFHEPLGTNFERKWNENDLRHHQLQEDKYTQSPRRCSSEFMPRSSLQKRYPEDRDNREYGHTSKRAKELERYDDREVASNSKWKQDHSSLNQEKGEQRNPGLQTHRPVVKEYSDSCQTKITYDYSQKRHRHPDGGKYISDERAEKYTKLEEKKYNSPKEAWNSKYSNYYNSERVRHTEDPHTEASVKYISGKGCNSYVKSHKSDADLLPFDQKEKERLRKEMDFRGRRDQHDTHHKISDVKVSDVHHTSKEKLTVKVDMKKTVNKYRSASSHIMERQTSCDLVAVGRKTEKFHPVFEHIKSVTQKVEQNPSKEFAQEIITIIHQVKADYFKSPDLTLHERFSKIEDKPLANEVKRHSNPEIHRRIDMSLAELQKKRAVPCKSEQSVMRVLEDPNDLRYDIERRRKERLRNEDENNFYIDGASHRDEQSSSFPKLRNTQMYGFQKPARFLRPPFRKFIRKPHMNHYYTSKSHGDIAHDRFEDNTEHHETFRRPFKPHFSDGRPHFKSNLVQKGLYIQAKYQRLRYAGTRGFTTNKFRGGFLRKDKGLEI
- the BCLAF3 gene encoding BCLAF1 and THRAP3 family member 3 isoform X2, translating into MVRSRSRSPRWKRRSLSPAFRSQEHSRQRHNHSNYDCEYKGFRKDAKKPMPWRVEDGKYGQASTRYAPHDTNHHRLYECRSYSPTLKRIPSEDMYSHKPCRTHSPERNADIGRCHFPSRYPEMSRKEHNHSFYPSKTRDREMHEDPRAAAGNTKGMKTFHEPLGTNFERKWNENDLRHHQLQEDKYTQSPRRCSSEFMPRSSLQKRYPEDRDNREYGHTSKRAKELERYDDREVASNSKWKQDHSSLNQEKGEQRNPGLQTHRPVVKEYSDSCQTKITYDYSQKRHRHPDGGKYISDERAEKYTKLEEKKYNSPKEAWNSKYSNYYNSERVRHTEDPHTEASVKYISGKGCNSYVKSHKSDADLLPFDQKEKERLRKEMDFRGRRDQHDTHHKISDVKVSDVHHTSKEKLTVKVDMKKTVNKYRSASSHIMERQTSCDLVAVGRKTEKFHPVFEHIKSVTQKVEQNPSKEFAQEIITIIHQVKDYFKSPDLTLHERFSKIEDKPLANEVKRHSNPEIHRRIDMSLAELQKKRAVPCKSEQSVMRVLEDPNDLRYDIERRRKERLRNEDENNFYIDGASHRDEQSSSFPKLRNTQMYGFQKPARFLRPPFRKFIRKPHMNHYYTSKSHGDIAHDRFEDNTEHHETFRRPFKPHFSDGRPHFKSNLVQKGLYIQAKYQRLRYAGTRGFTTNKFRGGFLRKDKGLEI